A window of the Tenebrio molitor chromosome 1, icTenMoli1.1, whole genome shotgun sequence genome harbors these coding sequences:
- the LOC138141175 gene encoding venom allergen 3-like, producing MLKRAVVFVMLLSVRASQEESDVLEKNPIKQFDFTKFDYCSINANCKHKGDKHSACDCKLRAPRTLLSDDLVQFRQDILDKHNQLRNLFASGKETHKYMFGRTASNMMVLNYDLELEYIARCYGGYFVKSHDKCRIYHDKTPVGQNLGGYSANVPKRHMVHMENWYNEVRFIDSPKFFFDPFEGRRPKSNDGIGHFTAFVWAETKFVGCARKIFLCVWNPENTVRVYKYAVICNYKRAGNVHKRYMFKEGPPCTKCPVNTKCNVKYTSLCGQDYPAPTDPPTPLNPVKPPPAAKDKGSERLVPTQIVSLCALVVLSSFC from the exons ATGTTAAAGAGAGCTGTTGTGTTTGTGATGTTGTTAAGTGTCCGTGCATCTCAGGAAGAGTCTGACGTGCTCGAGAAGAATCCCATAAAACaattcgattttacaaaattcgACTATTGTAGCATTAATGCAAATTGCAAACACAAAGGCGACAAACATTCGGCATGCGATTGTAAGTTGAGAGCACCACGTACTCTATTATCGGACGACCTGGTACAATTCCGTCAAGATATCCTCGATAAGCACAACCAATTGAGAAATTTATTCGCATCTGGCAAAGAAACACACAAATACATGTTCGGAAGGACAGCTAGTAACATGATGGTCTTAAACTACGACTTAGAGCTCGAATACATAGCCAGATGCTACGGAGGGTACTTTGTGAAGAGCCATGATAAGTGCAGGATCTACCATGATAAAACACCAGTTGGACAGAACCTAGGAGGATATAGTGCAAATGTGCCGAAAAGACATATGGTACACATGGAGAACTG GTACAACGAAGTGCGATTCATCGACAgtcccaaatttttttttgatccATTCGAAGGACGACGCCCTAAAAGTAATGACGGTATTGGCCACTTTACAGCGTTCGTGTGGGCGGAAACGAAGTTTGTGGGATGTGCAAGA AAAATTTTTCTGTGTGTATGGAATCCGGAGAATACGGTCCGTGTGTACAAATACGCGGTgatatgtaattataaaagAGCTGGAAATGTACACAAACGCTACATGTTTAAAGAAGGACCTCCGTGCACTAAATGCCCCGTCAACACGAAATGCAACGTGAAATATACTTCTTTATGTGGACAAGACTATCCCGCCCCCACCGATCCTCCGACGCCTTTGAACCCAGTGAAGCCACCGCCAGCCGCAAAGGACAAAGGATCTGAACGGCTCGTCCCAACCCAGATAGTCTCGTTGTGTGCCCTCGTGGTTTTATCGTCTTTTTGCTGA
- the LOC138130415 gene encoding uncharacterized protein isoform X2, translating to MKLGDNTFHQCMVDFDLKKLLAKTVTGQAIMASYNDRGLSPKCQGYLTNIVICNFFDIDINVRLTNDILSQVANAIVELFPKECKEVYFSAPVPKRYSKTNTAGIARGKLVDKNRNMLQFLRKCKMLSKKDTSEDDNGGSGDESHVDLDDVMRSADWLKNNCEPFESVLAHWKKSFQLRKKFSSPNPNNDPITISSIYDDWPILKLSTGYLLIESDFEELYTDKVCMLFEHWPSTFESVLEVSKNKKPTNGILFELLNGGKLKKDSEDVIKFLVLFETVSNNASKVVKKGGKTYWKPTVAESQEGFILHVKAPSNIHDAIEAKRTKMASFGMTVQPYIIIVGPTFYDIQTVHLYIHDILYTVPTLLKAVDVCFKSFIVFDLQYPLEAEHIWFLIQWIIYDIHLKSDKKLPQIFQLHNQIKNQKSV from the exons ATGAAGCTTGGAGATAATACTTTCCATCAGTGCATGGTGGATTTTGACCTAAAGAAATTACTTGCTAAAACTGTTACTGGCCAAGCCATAATGGCGTCATACAATGACAGAGGGTTGAGTCCTAAGTGCCAAGGGTATTTAACGAACATAGTCATCTGTAACTTTTTTGATATCGATATAAA CGTCCGCCTCACGAATGACATATTGTCACAAGTCGCCAATGCGATAGTGGAATTATTTCCAAAAGAATGCAAAGAAGTGTACTTCTCTGCTCCAGTTCCTAAAAGGTACTCCAAAACCAATACAGCTGGCATAGCAAGAGGTAAACTGGtagacaaaaatcgaaacatgttacaatttttaagaaaatgcaAAATGCTATCCAAAAAGGATACCTCTGAAGACGATAATGGAGGAAGTGGAGATGAATCTCATGTTG ATTTGGATGATGTAATGAGAAGCGCAGATTGGCTCAAAAACAATTGCGAGCcatttgaaagtgttttagCGCACTGGAAAAAATCATTCCAACTaagaaaaaagttttcttcTCCTAACCCCAATAACGACCCCATTACGATATCATCGATTTATGACGACTGgcctattttaaaattatccaCGGGATATTTACTG ATAGAAAGTGATTTCGAAGAACTATATACAGACAAAGTTTGCATGCTTTTCGAACATTGGCCATCAACATTTGAAAGCGTGTTAGAAGTATCAAAAAACAAGAAGCCGACCAACGGCATACTGTTTGAATTGCTGAATGGCGGAAAGCTTAAAAAGG ATTCCGAAGATGTCATTAAGTTTTTAGTGTTGTTCGAAACAGTTTCGAACAATGCTAGCAAAGTGGTAAAGAAAGGAGGAAAAACTTATTGGAAACCTACGGTGGCAGAATCCCAGGAGGGTTTCATTCTTCACGTTAAG GCTCCAAGTAACATTCACGATGCCATTGAGGCGAAAAGGACTAAAATGGCCAGCTTTGGGATGACCGTCCAACCATACATCATCATCGTCGGCCCAACATTTTACGACATCCAGACTGTTCATCTCTACATCCATGACATTTTATATACAGTGCCAACTCTGCTGAAAGCCGTTGACGTATGTTTCAAGTCTTTTATAGTTTTTGACTTACAATATCCGTTGGAGGCTGAACATATATGGTTTCTTATCCAGTGGATCATTTACGATATTCATTtaaaaagtgataaaaaacTGCCCCAGATCTTCCAACTCcacaatcaaattaaaaatcaaaaatcagtATAG
- the LOC138130415 gene encoding uncharacterized protein isoform X1 translates to MFIVENQITLEELEQLTRNDELFSTIVPSIGERLRIKRHWHHNIHNAQPLHGDYQRPSEDTPDITDSEVSTITIPSTSNLSANSYEYVNDRLNAEIEFDNDTENVQSATNQPLSNTILNAEILILESNNEHEQSDQPLPKKMKLGDNTFHQCMVDFDLKKLLAKTVTGQAIMASYNDRGLSPKCQGYLTNIVICNFFDIDINVRLTNDILSQVANAIVELFPKECKEVYFSAPVPKRYSKTNTAGIARGKLVDKNRNMLQFLRKCKMLSKKDTSEDDNGGSGDESHVDLDDVMRSADWLKNNCEPFESVLAHWKKSFQLRKKFSSPNPNNDPITISSIYDDWPILKLSTGYLLIESDFEELYTDKVCMLFEHWPSTFESVLEVSKNKKPTNGILFELLNGGKLKKDSEDVIKFLVLFETVSNNASKVVKKGGKTYWKPTVAESQEGFILHVKAPSNIHDAIEAKRTKMASFGMTVQPYIIIVGPTFYDIQTVHLYIHDILYTVPTLLKAVDVCFKSFIVFDLQYPLEAEHIWFLIQWIIYDIHLKSDKKLPQIFQLHNQIKNQKSV, encoded by the exons atgttcattgtAGAAAACCAAATTACTCTAGAGGAGTTGGAACAACTAACACGAAATGATGAATTATTTTCGACAATTGTACCGTCAATAGGTGAACGATTAAGAATAAAGAGACATTGGCATCATAATATACATAATGCACAACCGTTACAT GGCGATTATCAGCGACCGTCAGAGGATACACCTGACATTACAGATTCAGAAGTTTCCACCATCACCATACCATCAACATCAAATTTATCTGCAAACAGTTACGAGTATGTCAATGACAGATTGAACGCTGAAATAGAATTTGACAACGATACCGAAAATGTTCAATCGGCAACAAATCAACCTCTCTCGAACACAATATTGAATGCTGAGATATTAATACTAGAAAGTAATAATGAACATGAACAATCAGATCAACCTCTCCCTAAAAAAATGAAGCTTGGAGATAATACTTTCCATCAGTGCATGGTGGATTTTGACCTAAAGAAATTACTTGCTAAAACTGTTACTGGCCAAGCCATAATGGCGTCATACAATGACAGAGGGTTGAGTCCTAAGTGCCAAGGGTATTTAACGAACATAGTCATCTGTAACTTTTTTGATATCGATATAAA CGTCCGCCTCACGAATGACATATTGTCACAAGTCGCCAATGCGATAGTGGAATTATTTCCAAAAGAATGCAAAGAAGTGTACTTCTCTGCTCCAGTTCCTAAAAGGTACTCCAAAACCAATACAGCTGGCATAGCAAGAGGTAAACTGGtagacaaaaatcgaaacatgttacaatttttaagaaaatgcaAAATGCTATCCAAAAAGGATACCTCTGAAGACGATAATGGAGGAAGTGGAGATGAATCTCATGTTG ATTTGGATGATGTAATGAGAAGCGCAGATTGGCTCAAAAACAATTGCGAGCcatttgaaagtgttttagCGCACTGGAAAAAATCATTCCAACTaagaaaaaagttttcttcTCCTAACCCCAATAACGACCCCATTACGATATCATCGATTTATGACGACTGgcctattttaaaattatccaCGGGATATTTACTG ATAGAAAGTGATTTCGAAGAACTATATACAGACAAAGTTTGCATGCTTTTCGAACATTGGCCATCAACATTTGAAAGCGTGTTAGAAGTATCAAAAAACAAGAAGCCGACCAACGGCATACTGTTTGAATTGCTGAATGGCGGAAAGCTTAAAAAGG ATTCCGAAGATGTCATTAAGTTTTTAGTGTTGTTCGAAACAGTTTCGAACAATGCTAGCAAAGTGGTAAAGAAAGGAGGAAAAACTTATTGGAAACCTACGGTGGCAGAATCCCAGGAGGGTTTCATTCTTCACGTTAAG GCTCCAAGTAACATTCACGATGCCATTGAGGCGAAAAGGACTAAAATGGCCAGCTTTGGGATGACCGTCCAACCATACATCATCATCGTCGGCCCAACATTTTACGACATCCAGACTGTTCATCTCTACATCCATGACATTTTATATACAGTGCCAACTCTGCTGAAAGCCGTTGACGTATGTTTCAAGTCTTTTATAGTTTTTGACTTACAATATCCGTTGGAGGCTGAACATATATGGTTTCTTATCCAGTGGATCATTTACGATATTCATTtaaaaagtgataaaaaacTGCCCCAGATCTTCCAACTCcacaatcaaattaaaaatcaaaaatcagtATAG